A window of the Pseudomonas sp. B21_DOA genome harbors these coding sequences:
- a CDS encoding bifunctional DedA family/phosphatase PAP2 family protein: MGPWLDSITGWLGANPQWLAAAVFIVACVECLAIAGLIVPGTVLLFAVAVLAGSGALSLSETLLLGFLGGILGDLISYFLGRHFHQNIRRLPGLRHHPEWMARAESYFQRYGIASLLVGRFIGPLRPMLPMVAGMCDMPFPRFFAVSLLAAAGWSLAYLLPGWATGAAFRLPLPEGFWLEAGIVAASLAVMVGLSVNSSVRRHRRATIWIGSMSLLILISLFIGYPYLTALDNGVMTLVQEHRQPALDEIAVTLTLIGEFRNMLLFSALLVVLLLLCKQWRQAVFAGATMLITAMANTGTKYFFARVRPEVLSDPLTTYSMPSGHASGAFALFLTLGVLAGRGQPPRMRLTWLLIACIPALAIALSRVYLGAHWPTDILAGAMLASCVCAGMLWLSQRQTSLNPMPFKIWWLILPSMIALFGFFVLRHLPHTLLRYAY; encoded by the coding sequence ATGGGCCCATGGCTCGATAGCATCACCGGATGGCTCGGCGCCAATCCACAGTGGCTGGCCGCAGCGGTGTTCATCGTTGCCTGCGTGGAATGTCTGGCGATTGCCGGGCTGATCGTGCCGGGCACGGTGCTGTTGTTTGCCGTGGCGGTACTGGCCGGCAGCGGCGCGCTGTCCTTGAGCGAAACGCTGCTGCTGGGCTTTCTCGGTGGCATCCTCGGTGATCTGATTTCGTATTTCCTCGGCCGCCATTTTCACCAGAACATACGCCGCCTGCCCGGGCTACGCCATCACCCGGAATGGATGGCCCGCGCCGAGTCGTACTTCCAGCGCTACGGCATCGCCAGCCTATTGGTCGGGCGCTTCATCGGCCCGCTGCGACCGATGCTGCCGATGGTCGCCGGGATGTGCGACATGCCCTTCCCGCGTTTCTTCGCCGTCAGCTTGCTCGCCGCCGCTGGCTGGAGCCTGGCTTATCTGTTGCCGGGCTGGGCCACGGGCGCAGCGTTCCGCCTGCCATTGCCTGAAGGGTTCTGGCTGGAGGCCGGGATCGTCGCCGCCAGCCTCGCGGTGATGGTCGGCCTGAGCGTCAACAGCAGCGTGCGTCGCCATCGTCGCGCGACGATCTGGATCGGCAGCATGAGTCTGTTGATCCTGATCAGTCTGTTCATCGGCTATCCCTACCTGACCGCGCTCGACAATGGCGTGATGACTCTGGTGCAGGAACATCGCCAGCCAGCGCTGGATGAAATCGCCGTGACGCTGACCCTGATCGGCGAATTCCGCAACATGCTGCTGTTCAGCGCCCTGCTCGTCGTGCTGTTGTTGCTGTGCAAGCAGTGGCGCCAGGCGGTGTTCGCCGGCGCCACCATGCTGATCACCGCCATGGCCAACACCGGAACCAAATACTTTTTCGCCCGAGTGCGCCCGGAAGTGCTCAGTGATCCCTTGACCACTTACAGCATGCCAAGCGGCCATGCCTCCGGCGCGTTTGCCTTGTTCCTGACGCTGGGCGTGCTCGCCGGCCGTGGGCAGCCGCCGCGCATGCGCCTGACCTGGCTGTTGATTGCCTGCATCCCGGCACTGGCGATTGCCTTGTCGCGGGTCTATCTCGGCGCGCACTGGCCGACCGACATCCTCGCCGGCGCGATGCTCGCCAGTTGCGTCTGCGCCGGGATGCTGTGGTTGAGCCAACGGCAGACGTCCCTCAACCCGATGCCATTCAAGATCTGGTGGCTGATCCTGCCTTCGATGATCGCGCTGTTCGGTTTCTTCGTGCTGCGTCATTTGCCTCATACGCTGTTGCGCTACGCCTACTGA
- a CDS encoding D-alanyl-D-alanine carboxypeptidase: protein MNITTFAKRLCLLVPLLLSPAAFAAEMMPSPPQLAAKAYVLMDASSGNVLVENNGDQRLPPASLTKLMTAYIATLEIRRGQIGENDPVTVSENAWRTGGSRMFIKVGSQVTVSDLLHGIIIQSGNDASVALAEHIAGSEDAFADLMNKTVTELGMTNTHFMNPTGLPNPEHYSSAHDMAILARAIIHEDPAHYAIYSQKEFFWNGIKQPNRNLLLWRDKTVDGLKTGHTDEAGYCMVSSAVRDGQRLIAVVFGTNSEVARAAETQKLLTYGFRFFETQTFYQKGTELAQAPVWKGTTSQVKAGLAQDLTMTLPKGQLKKLAASMTMNPQLVAPIAKGDVIGKVEVKLEDKVVHSADLIALDGVEEGGIFRRMWDSIRLFFYGLFN from the coding sequence ATGAACATCACCACCTTTGCCAAACGCCTGTGTCTGCTAGTCCCGCTGCTCCTCTCGCCAGCCGCCTTCGCGGCCGAGATGATGCCGTCGCCACCACAACTGGCCGCCAAGGCCTATGTTCTGATGGACGCCAGCAGCGGCAACGTGCTGGTCGAAAACAACGGCGACCAGCGTCTGCCACCGGCCAGCCTGACCAAGCTGATGACCGCGTACATCGCGACCCTGGAAATCCGTCGCGGCCAGATCGGCGAGAACGACCCGGTGACCGTCAGCGAAAACGCCTGGCGCACCGGCGGTTCGCGGATGTTCATCAAGGTCGGCTCGCAGGTGACTGTCAGCGACCTGCTGCACGGCATCATCATCCAGTCCGGTAACGACGCCAGCGTCGCCCTGGCCGAGCACATCGCCGGCAGCGAAGACGCCTTCGCCGACCTGATGAACAAGACCGTCACCGAACTGGGCATGACCAATACCCATTTCATGAACCCGACCGGTCTGCCGAATCCTGAGCACTACTCGTCGGCGCACGACATGGCGATTCTGGCCCGTGCGATCATCCACGAAGACCCGGCTCACTATGCGATCTACTCGCAGAAAGAGTTCTTCTGGAATGGCATCAAGCAGCCTAACCGCAACCTGCTGCTGTGGCGCGACAAGACCGTTGACGGTCTGAAAACCGGCCACACCGACGAAGCCGGCTACTGCATGGTGTCCTCGGCGGTACGTGACGGCCAGCGCCTGATCGCCGTGGTGTTCGGCACCAACAGCGAAGTGGCCCGCGCCGCTGAAACCCAGAAGCTGCTGACCTACGGTTTCCGCTTCTTCGAAACCCAGACCTTCTATCAGAAGGGCACTGAGCTGGCGCAGGCGCCGGTATGGAAAGGCACCACCAGCCAGGTCAAGGCCGGCCTGGCGCAAGACCTGACCATGACTCTGCCAAAAGGTCAGTTGAAGAAGCTCGCTGCCAGCATGACCATGAACCCGCAACTGGTTGCGCCAATCGCCAAGGGCGACGTGATCGGTAAAGTCGAAGTCAAACTGGAAGACAAGGTGGTGCACAGCGCCGACCTGATCGCTCTGGATGGCGTCGAGGAGGGTGGTATCTTCCGCCGCATGTGGGATAGCATCCGTCTATTCTTCTACGGCTTGTTCAACTGA
- the nadD gene encoding nicotinate-nucleotide adenylyltransferase, with protein sequence MTDLDLTAPHTGSESRPQRIGVLGGTFDPVHIGHLRGALEVVEALALDELRLMPNARPPHRGTPQVSAQDRLAMVECAVAGLPPLVVDARELQRDKPSWTIDTLESLRAEMPAETQVFLLLGWDAFCGLPTWHRWEELLQHCHILVLQRPDADSEPPDALRNLLAARSVSDPLALKGPSGQIAFVWQTPLAVSATQIRQLLASGKSVRFLVPDAVLAYIDAHGLYRASN encoded by the coding sequence TTGACCGACCTCGACCTGACAGCGCCGCACACCGGCAGCGAGTCGCGCCCGCAACGCATTGGCGTGCTGGGCGGTACGTTCGACCCGGTGCACATCGGCCATTTGCGTGGCGCGCTGGAAGTTGTCGAAGCGCTGGCGCTGGATGAGTTGCGCCTGATGCCGAACGCGCGCCCGCCACATCGCGGGACGCCGCAGGTGTCGGCGCAGGATCGACTGGCGATGGTCGAGTGCGCGGTGGCCGGATTGCCGCCGCTGGTGGTGGACGCCCGCGAATTGCAGCGGGACAAACCGTCCTGGACCATCGATACCCTGGAGTCGCTGCGCGCAGAGATGCCCGCCGAGACCCAGGTTTTTCTGCTTTTGGGCTGGGACGCATTTTGCGGCCTGCCCACTTGGCACCGCTGGGAAGAGTTGCTCCAGCATTGCCACATCCTGGTGCTACAGCGCCCGGACGCCGACAGCGAACCGCCGGATGCCTTGCGCAACCTGCTGGCAGCGCGTTCGGTGAGCGACCCGCTGGCCCTGAAAGGGCCGAGCGGACAGATTGCATTCGTCTGGCAGACACCGCTCGCGGTTTCCGCCACCCAGATCCGTCAACTGCTGGCCAGCGGTAAGTCGGTACGTTTCCTGGTGCCCGACGCGGTCCTGGCCTACATCGATGCGCACGGTCTGTACCGTGCGTCGAACTGA
- the rsfS gene encoding ribosome silencing factor produces the protein MTDKDLPKVKRKGTFKSAPLPEAVNTNEPLKGDELVKIAVAALEDVKAQDIQIIDVRDKQSITDYMIIATGTSNRQINAMLDKVREEVKKQGAKPLGEEGKGDSDWVLLDLDLVIVHMMTASARQFYDLERLWAGAEQSRAADAKHHSPENTHEHFTKLNKDQF, from the coding sequence ATGACTGATAAAGATCTACCGAAAGTAAAGCGCAAAGGCACGTTCAAGAGCGCGCCACTGCCGGAAGCCGTCAACACCAACGAGCCGCTCAAGGGCGACGAACTGGTCAAGATTGCCGTCGCTGCGCTGGAAGACGTCAAGGCCCAGGACATCCAGATCATCGATGTGCGCGACAAGCAGAGCATCACTGACTACATGATCATCGCCACCGGTACCTCCAATCGCCAGATCAACGCGATGCTCGACAAGGTTCGCGAGGAAGTGAAAAAGCAGGGCGCCAAGCCGCTGGGCGAAGAAGGCAAGGGCGACAGCGACTGGGTGCTGCTCGACCTCGATCTGGTGATCGTGCACATGATGACCGCCTCGGCGCGTCAGTTCTACGACCTGGAACGCCTGTGGGCCGGTGCCGAGCAAAGCCGTGCTGCCGATGCCAAGCACCACAGCCCGGAAAACACCCACGAGCATTTCACCAAGCTCAACAAAGACCAGTTCTAA
- the lipB gene encoding lipoyl(octanoyl) transferase LipB, producing the protein MHGTLGFRELGQMAYEPVWHAMQRFTNERGSDAADEIWLVEHPPVFTQGQAGKAEHLLLPGDIPVVQVDRGGQVTYHGPGQLVAYLLLDVRKLGFGVRDLVSRMEACLIELLASYGVTAAAKPDAPGVYVDGAKIASLGLRIRHGCSFHGLALNVDMNLEPFRRINPCGYAGLAMTQLSDHAGSIEFAEVSARLRAQLVKHLDYAEQTTLTGGID; encoded by the coding sequence ATGCACGGCACGCTGGGCTTTCGCGAGCTGGGCCAGATGGCTTACGAGCCGGTCTGGCATGCCATGCAGCGCTTCACCAACGAACGCGGCAGCGATGCCGCCGACGAAATCTGGCTCGTCGAACACCCGCCGGTGTTCACCCAGGGCCAGGCCGGCAAGGCCGAACACTTGTTGTTGCCGGGAGATATTCCGGTGGTGCAGGTCGATCGTGGCGGCCAAGTGACTTATCATGGCCCCGGGCAACTGGTGGCCTATCTGTTACTGGATGTGCGCAAGCTGGGTTTCGGCGTGCGTGATCTGGTCAGCCGCATGGAAGCCTGCCTGATCGAACTGCTGGCCAGCTACGGCGTCACCGCCGCCGCCAAGCCAGATGCTCCCGGCGTGTATGTCGATGGAGCGAAAATCGCTTCTCTGGGTTTGCGCATTCGCCACGGTTGTTCCTTTCATGGCCTGGCCCTGAACGTGGATATGAACCTGGAACCGTTTCGACGGATTAATCCCTGCGGCTACGCCGGGCTGGCCATGACCCAGCTGAGCGATCACGCAGGATCGATTGAATTTGCCGAGGTAAGTGCCCGGCTGCGCGCGCAGCTCGTCAAACACCTCGACTATGCTGAGCAGACGACCCTCACGGGCGGAATCGACTGA
- a CDS encoding DUF493 domain-containing protein, which yields MTDTEVKAPKIEFPVTDYPVKVISDTGVGNKDKIIDIVKKHATINDERIDERQSTNGKYTTIQLHIVATDQDQLYNINSELRATGFVHMVL from the coding sequence ATGACCGATACCGAAGTAAAGGCGCCAAAGATCGAATTCCCTGTCACGGACTATCCCGTCAAGGTGATCAGCGATACCGGTGTAGGCAACAAAGACAAGATCATCGACATCGTCAAGAAACACGCGACCATCAATGATGAGCGTATCGACGAACGTCAAAGCACCAACGGCAAATACACCACTATTCAGTTGCACATCGTCGCCACCGACCAGGATCAGCTGTACAACATCAACAGCGAACTGCGGGCGACCGGCTTCGTGCACATGGTGTTGTGA
- a CDS encoding glutamate-5-semialdehyde dehydrogenase — MTESVLDYMTRLGRAARAASKVIGRASTAQKNRALQAAANALDAARAELAAANELDLAAGRASGLEPALLERLELTPARIDGMIVGLRQVAALADPVGAIRDMSFRPSGIQVGKMRVPLGVIGIIYESRPNVTIDAASLCLKSGNATILRGGSEAIHSNRAIAACIQRGLAEAELPAAVVQVVETTDRAAVGALISMPEYVDVIVPRGGRGLIERISRDARVPVIKHLDGICHVYVSEHADLAKAQRIAFNAKTYRYGICGAMETLLVDQAVAKDFLPSMATQFREKGVELRGCERTRAIIEAVAASEDDWHTEYLAPILSIRVVDGLEQAIEHINHYGSHHTDSIVSENLADTRRFVAEVDSASVMINTPTCFADGFEYGLGAEIGISTDKLHARGPVGLEGLTCEKYIVVGDGQLRGQATV, encoded by the coding sequence ATGACTGAGTCCGTTCTTGACTACATGACCCGATTGGGTCGCGCCGCCCGCGCTGCCTCCAAGGTCATCGGTCGCGCCAGCACCGCGCAGAAAAACCGCGCCTTGCAGGCTGCCGCCAATGCTCTGGACGCCGCGCGCGCCGAGCTGGCCGCAGCCAATGAGCTGGATCTGGCTGCCGGTCGCGCCAGCGGTCTGGAGCCGGCGCTGCTGGAACGTCTGGAACTGACTCCGGCACGCATCGACGGCATGATCGTCGGCTTGCGTCAGGTCGCTGCACTGGCGGATCCGGTTGGCGCGATCCGCGACATGAGCTTCCGTCCGTCGGGCATTCAGGTCGGCAAGATGCGTGTACCGCTGGGCGTGATCGGGATCATCTACGAATCCCGGCCGAACGTGACCATCGATGCCGCCAGCCTGTGTCTGAAGTCGGGCAACGCGACCATTCTGCGCGGTGGCTCCGAGGCGATTCATTCCAACCGCGCGATTGCCGCGTGCATTCAGCGCGGTCTGGCCGAGGCCGAACTGCCCGCCGCCGTGGTGCAAGTGGTCGAAACCACCGACCGTGCCGCTGTCGGCGCGCTGATCAGCATGCCGGAATACGTTGACGTCATCGTGCCCCGTGGTGGCCGTGGCCTGATCGAGCGCATCAGCCGCGATGCCCGCGTGCCGGTGATCAAGCACCTGGACGGCATCTGCCACGTCTACGTCAGCGAACACGCCGACCTGGCCAAAGCCCAGCGCATTGCCTTCAACGCCAAGACTTACCGTTATGGTATCTGCGGCGCGATGGAAACCCTGCTGGTCGATCAGGCTGTTGCCAAGGATTTCCTGCCGTCGATGGCTACGCAGTTCCGCGAAAAAGGCGTCGAGCTGCGCGGTTGCGAACGCACCCGGGCGATCATCGAAGCGGTCGCGGCCAGCGAAGACGACTGGCACACCGAGTACCTGGCGCCGATTCTGTCGATCCGCGTGGTCGACGGTCTGGAGCAGGCGATCGAGCACATCAACCATTACGGCTCCCATCACACCGACTCGATCGTTAGCGAAAACCTCGCCGACACCCGCCGGTTCGTGGCGGAAGTCGACTCGGCCTCGGTGATGATCAACACCCCGACCTGCTTCGCCGATGGATTTGAATACGGACTGGGTGCCGAAATCGGCATTTCTACTGATAAGCTGCACGCCCGCGGCCCGGTAGGGCTTGAGGGGTTGACCTGCGAGAAGTACATCGTGGTCGGCGATGGCCAGTTGCGCGGCCAGGCGACGGTCTGA
- the mltB gene encoding lytic murein transglycosylase B → MQVMRGWATRCAPLVGLVGLLGSVQEALAGDYEGSPQVAEFVGEMTRDYGFAGEQLMGVFREAQRKQSILDAISKPAERVKQWNEYRPMFITDARIARGVDFWRQHEATLARAEQEYGVPAQVIVSIIGVETFFGRNTGNFRVIDALSTLGFDYPPRAEFFRKELREFLLLAREEQVDPLTLKGSYAGAMGLPQFMPSSFRAYAVDFDGDGHINIWNNPDDAIGSVASYFKRHGWVAGEPVVSRADVRGEQADEGLTSGIEPVKTVAELRALGWSSHDALRDDMPVTAFRLEGDNGPEYWMGLQNFYAITRYNRSVMYAMAVHQLSEQLVQARGVK, encoded by the coding sequence ATGCAAGTAATGCGTGGCTGGGCGACTCGATGCGCGCCGCTGGTTGGCCTGGTGGGCCTGCTGGGAAGCGTGCAGGAAGCGCTGGCCGGCGACTATGAAGGCTCGCCGCAGGTGGCCGAATTTGTCGGCGAAATGACCCGCGACTACGGTTTCGCCGGTGAACAACTGATGGGTGTGTTCCGCGAGGCGCAACGCAAGCAGTCGATTCTCGACGCCATCTCCAAACCCGCCGAACGGGTCAAGCAGTGGAACGAATATCGACCGATGTTCATCACCGACGCGCGCATCGCCCGGGGTGTCGACTTCTGGCGTCAGCACGAGGCGACCCTGGCCCGTGCCGAGCAAGAATACGGCGTGCCGGCACAAGTCATCGTGTCGATCATCGGCGTCGAGACCTTTTTCGGACGTAATACCGGCAATTTCCGCGTGATCGATGCTTTATCGACCCTGGGCTTCGACTATCCTCCCCGTGCCGAATTTTTCCGCAAGGAGCTACGTGAGTTCCTTCTGCTGGCCCGTGAAGAGCAGGTCGATCCACTGACCCTCAAAGGCTCTTACGCCGGGGCAATGGGGCTGCCGCAATTCATGCCGAGCAGCTTCCGCGCCTACGCGGTGGACTTCGACGGCGACGGTCACATCAATATCTGGAACAACCCGGACGATGCCATTGGCAGCGTCGCCAGCTATTTCAAGCGCCATGGCTGGGTCGCCGGTGAGCCGGTGGTCAGCCGCGCCGATGTACGCGGCGAGCAGGCTGATGAAGGCCTGACCAGCGGTATCGAACCGGTGAAAACGGTCGCAGAGTTGCGGGCGCTGGGCTGGTCGAGTCATGATGCGCTGCGCGATGATATGCCGGTTACCGCATTTCGCCTCGAAGGCGACAACGGCCCTGAATACTGGATGGGCCTGCAGAATTTCTACGCGATCACGCGTTATAACCGCAGCGTGATGTACGCCATGGCCGTACATCAACTGTCTGAACAGCTGGTACAAGCACGGGGCGTCAAGTAA
- the rlmH gene encoding 23S rRNA (pseudouridine(1915)-N(3))-methyltransferase RlmH has product MRLRLIAVGSRMPKWVEEGWHEYAKRLPSELALELVEIPLNTRGKNADVARFIRQEGEAMLAKVGHNERIVTLEVHGKPWSTEQLAVELDRWRLDSRTVNFMVGGPEGLAPEVCARADQRWSLSPLTLPHPLVRILIGEQLYRAWTVLSGHPYHK; this is encoded by the coding sequence GTGCGACTGCGCCTGATCGCCGTCGGTTCACGCATGCCCAAGTGGGTGGAAGAAGGCTGGCATGAATATGCCAAGCGTCTTCCGTCCGAGCTGGCGCTGGAACTGGTGGAAATTCCGCTCAATACCCGTGGCAAGAATGCCGACGTGGCCCGTTTCATCCGCCAGGAAGGCGAAGCCATGCTGGCCAAGGTCGGGCACAACGAGCGGATCGTCACGCTGGAAGTTCACGGCAAGCCCTGGAGCACCGAGCAACTGGCGGTCGAACTCGATCGCTGGCGCCTGGATTCGCGCACGGTCAACTTCATGGTCGGCGGCCCGGAAGGGCTGGCACCGGAAGTCTGTGCCCGCGCTGACCAGCGCTGGTCGTTGTCGCCGCTGACCTTGCCGCACCCGCTGGTGCGAATCCTGATCGGCGAACAGTTGTACCGTGCCTGGACCGTGTTGTCCGGCCACCCTTACCACAAGTAA
- a CDS encoding calcium-binding protein, with protein sequence MTRTGEAMLTNGGNLFKYFPLTSVGKYMSRGAGMFASAITLPFDIIDAVKSFNAAAASSGKIAQDHYVSGALSVAGAGISLVLGVAALAGFGSVAGPVGLAAAAVLIAGSMIYQAARVVDDIDDYIELTALERLRSGWFAFTGQELDNQVMDRFKLTKGYSDHEKRLELSARDLLEGAYKNSIGHVVNGAFRTELQSVELWRYQWDESAGQEPFKRDSQAVIVGADDVIDAADGLPADLKGKVSGSAGEGKGVFWRLGDGNDRVAGVKAQSNLFTYREGHKALTGGDQTDAFYQEVSDQELDRSAKPAHINILDGGAGADTVAFEGSRPTGDTRYVGHDINLQTGKVWLRGLDPAAEGLEIAHLTSIENASTLRKGTSHVTGTDAANQISANGYDRISAGGGNDTIAIFGTECEVDGGSGEDRYYIANTNARTTIIENDEHSSRVEFGWPRALIQRWQIIDTSLVITSLRGKDGSDPEHVLTLRNVYQTIDGQRHLKNAQWLFRTQDGYELLALLPNQPGQALIQDIEVAITVNGQPAQAPAIVNSGTVALQAQAASRHFVARTPHRVEFAAERSETATQGGVYLDYLASEIVDVVITYDVEVRQGVSGNTHLTYKDICLSLLLPSKVVAFKGVIKTSAAATGYGGRNSLKVTTPLLTQDLVLIMRDEASYRLQLPQLDYAADAKAPGTRLVSNRSWLKQRNGTYPFTRPVVSEKPELTDRPCKVVIESRSHTGIYLLEGKSSTYDIHLVSNCIVRLSTPAAAAKTANASTWNLFTRALSETVKREDIHLDGNRLRIASVTVELPDIDEDTPVESVSVVTSAGHIYEVSLLFEVLQLYVIDARRYASVAALHSDIEQHRQRNELAARIYVTHIGYKDTVSTVVYHSMRQHWGLTDNPQVRINPEDLHIPADS encoded by the coding sequence TTGACCAGGACAGGCGAGGCGATGCTCACCAACGGCGGCAATCTTTTCAAATATTTCCCGCTGACCTCGGTGGGCAAATACATGAGCCGGGGCGCCGGTATGTTCGCCAGCGCGATCACCCTGCCGTTCGACATCATCGATGCGGTCAAATCGTTCAACGCTGCCGCCGCTTCGTCGGGAAAAATCGCGCAGGATCATTACGTCAGCGGCGCCCTGAGCGTGGCGGGAGCGGGTATCAGCCTGGTGCTCGGCGTCGCGGCACTGGCCGGTTTCGGCAGCGTCGCCGGGCCGGTCGGCCTCGCCGCGGCGGCTGTGCTGATCGCCGGCTCGATGATTTACCAGGCCGCTCGGGTCGTGGACGATATCGATGACTACATCGAACTGACCGCACTGGAACGCTTGCGCTCAGGCTGGTTCGCCTTCACCGGCCAGGAACTGGATAACCAAGTGATGGATCGCTTCAAGCTGACCAAAGGCTATAGCGATCACGAAAAACGCCTCGAACTGTCGGCCAGAGACCTGCTTGAAGGCGCCTATAAAAACTCCATTGGACACGTAGTCAACGGCGCCTTCCGCACCGAACTGCAATCGGTCGAACTGTGGCGCTATCAGTGGGATGAAAGCGCCGGCCAGGAACCGTTCAAACGCGACAGCCAGGCTGTGATCGTCGGCGCAGACGATGTGATCGATGCTGCCGATGGCTTGCCGGCAGATCTCAAAGGCAAGGTCAGCGGCAGCGCCGGAGAAGGCAAAGGGGTGTTCTGGCGCCTGGGTGATGGCAACGACCGGGTCGCTGGCGTCAAGGCGCAGTCCAATCTGTTCACTTACCGAGAAGGGCACAAAGCGCTGACCGGTGGCGACCAGACCGATGCGTTCTATCAAGAAGTTTCGGACCAGGAGCTCGACCGCTCCGCCAAACCCGCGCACATCAACATTCTGGACGGCGGCGCTGGCGCCGACACCGTGGCGTTCGAAGGCAGCCGCCCGACCGGAGACACTCGCTACGTCGGCCATGACATCAATCTGCAGACCGGCAAGGTCTGGTTGCGCGGTCTGGATCCGGCGGCTGAAGGGCTGGAAATCGCCCATCTGACTTCGATCGAGAACGCTTCGACGCTGCGCAAGGGCACCAGCCACGTTACCGGTACCGACGCGGCCAACCAGATATCTGCCAATGGCTATGATCGCATCAGCGCCGGTGGCGGCAACGACACCATTGCCATTTTCGGCACCGAATGCGAGGTGGATGGTGGCAGCGGTGAAGACCGTTATTACATCGCCAATACCAACGCCCGCACAACGATCATCGAAAATGACGAGCACTCGAGCCGGGTCGAGTTCGGCTGGCCGCGGGCCCTCATTCAACGCTGGCAAATCATCGACACTTCACTGGTGATCACCTCGTTGCGCGGCAAGGATGGCAGTGATCCCGAACACGTGCTGACTCTGAGAAACGTCTACCAGACGATCGACGGCCAGCGCCACCTGAAGAATGCACAGTGGCTGTTTCGCACGCAGGATGGTTATGAACTGCTGGCTCTGCTGCCCAATCAGCCAGGCCAGGCGCTGATTCAGGATATCGAGGTCGCCATCACCGTTAACGGTCAGCCCGCTCAGGCCCCTGCCATCGTCAATAGCGGCACGGTGGCCTTGCAAGCGCAAGCAGCGTCGCGACACTTTGTGGCACGCACGCCGCACAGGGTCGAGTTTGCCGCCGAGCGTAGCGAAACTGCCACGCAAGGGGGTGTCTACCTCGATTACCTGGCCAGCGAGATTGTCGATGTCGTGATCACTTATGACGTCGAAGTTCGCCAGGGTGTATCGGGCAATACGCACCTGACCTACAAGGATATCTGCCTGTCGTTGCTACTGCCCTCCAAAGTGGTTGCGTTCAAAGGCGTGATCAAGACGAGCGCCGCCGCCACCGGTTACGGCGGCCGCAACAGTCTGAAAGTGACCACACCGCTGCTGACGCAAGATCTGGTGCTGATCATGCGGGACGAAGCCTCCTACCGCCTGCAACTGCCGCAGCTGGATTACGCAGCCGACGCCAAGGCCCCCGGCACACGACTGGTCAGCAACCGAAGCTGGCTGAAGCAGCGCAACGGAACGTATCCGTTCACGCGCCCCGTGGTCAGCGAAAAGCCGGAGCTGACCGACCGCCCCTGCAAAGTGGTGATCGAGTCCAGATCCCACACAGGGATTTATCTGCTGGAAGGCAAAAGCTCGACTTACGATATCCATCTGGTCAGCAACTGCATCGTGCGCCTGTCGACACCCGCTGCGGCTGCAAAAACAGCTAACGCCTCGACGTGGAATCTGTTCACTCGCGCCTTGAGCGAAACGGTGAAGCGCGAAGATATCCACCTTGATGGCAATCGCCTGCGCATCGCTAGCGTCACCGTCGAACTGCCGGACATTGACGAGGACACGCCGGTGGAATCGGTGAGTGTGGTGACTTCGGCCGGCCATATCTATGAGGTTTCGCTGCTGTTCGAAGTGTTGCAGTTGTACGTCATCGACGCTCGCCGCTACGCCAGCGTCGCGGCGCTGCACAGCGACATCGAACAACACAGACAGCGCAATGAACTGGCGGCACGGATTTACGTGACCCACATTGGATACAAGGACACCGTCAGTACCGTGGTTTATCACTCGATGCGCCAGCATTGGGGACTGACTGACAACCCGCAGGTGCGAATCAATCCAGAGGATTTGCACATCCCGGCAGATAGCTGA